In the genome of Deinococcus sp. YIM 77859, one region contains:
- a CDS encoding DUF4396 domain-containing protein, with amino-acid sequence MTHDRPMPMTPPGQMTPLRWAAWLTIITVTGVLLAGLTYIWVLSAFYGPGSDQASRVGYTLKNAQRIVGDTPEAAARSVAEMVGGAALATPADPLAAAALAPLASARGQTLVYGGGAATADTLAASTLAALPNSRVVVLASRQEPAYALPAAYAAAHFRVPVVYADQNSLPAGLREALTGKTVLVAAPERLIPNSVLGGLRVERLAREDLYQHAVLWARYRNGEFGWGLEKGRKDAYANFVLANPADPAFAAAALPLAYKGNYGPLIYTARDALPPVVDQYFWYFSPDFFDRPSDGPFMNVRVVGPPRSVGYVPQARSDFALETHPYRNQVQGMSGLAVLGWAWVFVALAGAIWALFAIPARIPDAGFYPRLYWPLAIFVLGPVGLIAFIASYQGRMVNRTQRMPVFVRPPWARAVSATIMGMSVGMALMIAVMDLLMLNGMPLFTWLEFTPLFWLGSPMAALMWLLMVGLAILLSTFLFMGPMLAEMNRKPYWQGVKLAFPNVAISMVAASVGMFALVWWWQNWALPDMASAELWLWPTVFWWAAVMGFVTALIPNYWLVRLGRKQGGM; translated from the coding sequence ATGACCCACGACCGGCCCATGCCCATGACGCCGCCGGGGCAGATGACCCCCCTGCGCTGGGCGGCGTGGCTGACCATCATCACCGTCACCGGCGTGTTGCTCGCGGGCCTGACCTACATCTGGGTGCTGTCCGCCTTCTACGGACCGGGCAGTGACCAGGCGAGCCGCGTGGGATACACGCTCAAGAATGCCCAGCGCATCGTGGGGGACACGCCGGAGGCTGCCGCGCGTTCGGTCGCGGAGATGGTCGGAGGCGCCGCGCTGGCCACCCCCGCCGACCCCCTCGCCGCCGCCGCGCTGGCCCCCCTCGCCAGTGCCAGAGGGCAGACCCTGGTGTACGGGGGCGGTGCCGCAACCGCCGACACGTTGGCCGCCAGCACCCTGGCCGCGTTGCCGAACAGCCGCGTGGTGGTTCTCGCCAGCCGCCAGGAACCGGCCTACGCCCTGCCCGCCGCCTACGCCGCCGCGCACTTCCGGGTGCCGGTCGTGTACGCCGATCAGAACAGCCTGCCCGCCGGGCTGCGGGAAGCCCTGACCGGCAAGACGGTGCTGGTCGCCGCGCCGGAACGCCTGATCCCGAACAGCGTGCTCGGTGGCCTCCGAGTGGAGCGCTTGGCCCGCGAAGACCTCTACCAGCATGCGGTGCTGTGGGCGCGCTACCGCAACGGCGAGTTCGGCTGGGGGCTGGAGAAGGGCCGCAAGGACGCCTACGCCAACTTCGTCCTCGCCAATCCGGCGGACCCGGCCTTCGCCGCCGCCGCGCTGCCCCTGGCCTACAAGGGGAACTACGGCCCGCTGATCTACACCGCGCGGGACGCCCTGCCCCCCGTCGTCGACCAGTACTTCTGGTACTTCAGCCCCGACTTCTTCGACCGGCCCAGCGACGGCCCCTTCATGAACGTCCGGGTGGTCGGGCCGCCCCGTTCGGTCGGGTACGTCCCGCAGGCCCGCAGTGACTTCGCCCTGGAAACCCATCCGTACCGCAATCAGGTGCAGGGCATGAGCGGGCTGGCCGTGCTCGGGTGGGCCTGGGTGTTCGTGGCTCTTGCGGGCGCGATCTGGGCGCTGTTCGCGATCCCCGCCCGGATTCCCGACGCGGGGTTCTATCCCCGGCTGTACTGGCCGCTGGCGATCTTCGTGCTCGGCCCGGTGGGGTTGATCGCCTTCATCGCCAGCTACCAGGGGCGGATGGTGAACCGGACCCAACGGATGCCGGTGTTCGTTCGTCCGCCCTGGGCGCGCGCGGTGAGTGCGACCATCATGGGCATGAGCGTCGGCATGGCGCTGATGATCGCCGTGATGGACCTGCTGATGCTGAACGGCATGCCGCTCTTCACCTGGCTGGAATTCACGCCGCTGTTCTGGCTGGGGTCCCCGATGGCGGCCCTGATGTGGCTCCTGATGGTGGGCCTGGCGATCCTGCTGTCCACCTTCCTGTTCATGGGGCCGATGCTGGCCGAGATGAACAGGAAGCCGTACTGGCAGGGGGTCAAGCTGGCCTTTCCCAACGTGGCGATCAGCATGGTGGCCGCATCGGTGGGCATGTTCGCGCTGGTGTGGTGGTGGCAGAACTGGGCGCTGCCCGACATGGCCTCCGCGGAACTGTGGCTGTGGCCCACCGTGTTCTGGTGGGCGGCGGTGATGGGCTTTGTCACCGCGCTGATTCCCAATTACTGGCTGGTGCGCCTGGGCCGCAAGCAGGGAGGGATGTGA
- a CDS encoding DUF305 domain-containing protein → MKNVLLTLTLMALPVSAAQAGGSGPMPMSAMPMTPMSMQMDMHARMQPVMNQLRSLSGTAFDRAFFSTMIPHHQSAIEMSRAALPRLRDPLVRAWAQSIIDDQQKEIMEMQAELQRLGGPNVALMNLMRQAMSGMVPMMTQMMSRMQDPDRIFLQMMIPHHAGANEMSNLALERSNDEHVLGMAQQIIMAQADEMHDFQDWLRTHQ, encoded by the coding sequence ATGAAAAACGTCCTGCTGACCCTGACGCTGATGGCCCTGCCGGTGAGCGCCGCCCAGGCGGGCGGGAGCGGGCCGATGCCCATGTCCGCCATGCCCATGACGCCGATGTCCATGCAGATGGACATGCACGCCAGGATGCAGCCGGTGATGAACCAGCTCCGCAGCCTTTCGGGCACGGCCTTCGACCGGGCCTTTTTCTCCACCATGATTCCGCACCACCAGAGCGCCATCGAGATGAGCCGCGCCGCCCTGCCGAGACTGCGTGACCCGCTGGTGCGGGCCTGGGCGCAGAGCATCATCGACGACCAGCAGAAAGAGATCATGGAGATGCAGGCCGAGCTGCAACGCCTGGGGGGACCGAACGTCGCCCTGATGAACCTGATGCGGCAGGCCATGTCCGGCATGGTCCCGATGATGACGCAGATGATGTCCCGCATGCAGGATCCCGACCGTATCTTCCTGCAGATGATGATTCCCCACCATGCGGGCGCGAACGAGATGTCCAACCTCGCGCTGGAGCGGTCGAACGATGAACACGTGCTGGGCATGGCGCAGCAGATCATCATGGCCCAGGCCGACGAGATGCACGACTTCCAGGACTGGCTGCGGACCCACCAATAA
- a CDS encoding DUF2231 domain-containing protein: MNVPKLSLAGHPLHTLLNEAPLTLLPFSLIMDVLATTTDQRSYADAANYARVGVTAFGLLAGAAGFVDYLHLQRGTHEKRVANLHAALNVTALTLTFISGQVRRRTPTSASLTLLSLANVCVIAGAWYGGNLVYDHGIRVKKAHPFKNVQDVDVPGGEQLKQAFEALPPHVPAGGPEVQADQDPPQ, from the coding sequence ATGAACGTGCCAAAGCTCAGCCTCGCAGGGCACCCGCTGCACACCCTCCTGAACGAGGCGCCCCTCACGCTCCTGCCGTTCAGCCTGATAATGGACGTCCTGGCCACCACCACCGACCAGCGCTCCTACGCCGACGCTGCCAACTACGCCCGCGTCGGCGTGACCGCATTCGGTCTGCTTGCGGGCGCGGCAGGTTTTGTCGACTACCTCCACCTCCAGCGGGGGACACACGAGAAGCGCGTCGCCAACCTGCACGCCGCGCTGAATGTCACCGCGCTGACCCTCACGTTCATCAGTGGTCAGGTGCGCAGGAGGACGCCTACCTCAGCCAGCCTCACCCTGCTCTCCCTCGCGAACGTCTGTGTGATCGCGGGAGCCTGGTACGGCGGGAACCTGGTGTACGACCACGGTATCCGCGTGAAGAAGGCGCACCCCTTCAAGAACGTGCAGGACGTGGATGTGCCCGGCGGGGAACAGCTGAAACAGGCCTTCGAGGCTCTCCCCCCACACGTCCCGGCGGGTGGACCCGAGGTGCAGGCAGACCAGGACCCCCCGCAGTGA
- a CDS encoding mismatch-specific DNA-glycosylase, whose product MRPEEDHLLHRWGLGSTNLVARPTVSAAELSRSELRAGVPHLRRLVARYRIPLVAYTGKGVYLAATGKSQAPWGMQDGSLTGDAPDVVLPSPSGLARLPFAEKLRYYRALAERLQRPPG is encoded by the coding sequence CTGCGGCCCGAGGAAGACCACCTGCTGCACCGCTGGGGCCTGGGATCCACCAACCTGGTGGCGCGCCCGACCGTCAGCGCCGCCGAACTGAGCCGTTCGGAACTCCGCGCGGGTGTCCCGCACCTGCGCCGTCTCGTGGCGAGGTACCGGATTCCCCTCGTCGCCTACACCGGGAAGGGGGTGTACCTCGCCGCGACCGGGAAATCCCAGGCCCCGTGGGGGATGCAGGACGGCTCGCTGACGGGGGACGCTCCCGACGTCGTGCTGCCGTCACCGAGCGGCCTGGCACGCCTGCCTTTCGCGGAGAAGCTCAGGTATTACCGCGCGCTGGCCGAACGGCTCCAGCGGCCGCCAGGGTGA
- a CDS encoding BON domain-containing protein, translating to MAQRSDQAGFDGYPHDTSEENPPCGDLQGDARLLEELTRWLSERGQLDGTAMDLWVQGGVVTLRGQVRDAFQKNLAEDLVKVAQDVRELRNELHVGTDEQGQDAVPPAAGRVVDDGGGIGGEPGPGALREEPASPAET from the coding sequence GTGGCACAGCGCAGCGATCAGGCAGGTTTTGATGGGTATCCGCACGACACGTCCGAAGAGAATCCGCCGTGCGGGGACCTTCAGGGAGACGCCCGCCTTCTGGAGGAGCTCACGCGCTGGCTCAGCGAGCGGGGGCAACTGGACGGCACGGCCATGGACTTGTGGGTGCAGGGCGGAGTGGTGACCCTCCGGGGTCAGGTCCGTGACGCCTTCCAGAAGAACCTGGCCGAGGACCTGGTCAAGGTCGCGCAGGATGTTCGTGAACTCCGCAATGAACTCCATGTGGGGACGGATGAACAAGGCCAGGACGCCGTTCCCCCGGCTGCTGGCCGCGTGGTGGACGACGGGGGCGGGATCGGGGGTGAACCTGGCCCAGGTGCCCTGCGGGAAGAACCGGCGTCACCTGCGGAAACGTAG
- a CDS encoding RES domain-containing protein, whose translation MLEGRPLSVEGKPAPTQILARAVLDTARYDTIRSPSARSPGGRNDAVFPQRVAPENRAVYDPEHELDVFPEPRSR comes from the coding sequence TTGCTGGAGGGGCGGCCGCTGAGCGTCGAGGGGAAGCCGGCCCCCACCCAGATCCTGGCACGGGCCGTTCTCGACACGGCCCGTTACGACACCATCCGCTCCCCCAGTGCCCGGTCCCCGGGTGGCCGCAACGACGCGGTGTTCCCGCAGCGCGTTGCCCCGGAGAACCGGGCGGTCTACGACCCGGAGCATGAGCTGGACGTCTTCCCGGAACCTCGGTCACGCTGA
- a CDS encoding heavy metal translocating P-type ATPase: MTRNMPGDHSHPTHQHSGAAQAVVEVAFENSHDASEYADVEANLRRVPGVTGVHLDRTRGVAHVGYDPRVTTLADLERHLHAAGYQCDCTARAASQVQPGHPQVGRHEHAHLPGEPPGATGNSSSTGQVAGGHSTAHGDHAAMGHMSPGAARADEARAAQAAGLSGQPGEMHAHMDHAGHGEMGHDEHAGHGAAMVNDMLRRFVVSLILTVPVVLYSPLGETFGFTAPPPFGLSMAWLGLILATPVVWWGGWPFISAAWRALKRGEANMMTLIATGILVSWLFSVYATLFLGGREVFFEAAAMLTTLSLLGHWLEMRSRFATGRAVEALLKLAPATARVVRNGQEVEVPLEQVVVGDVLVVRPGDRIPVDGEVVSGSSYVDESMITGEPIPVAKNPGARVTGGTVNQNGAFTFRATAVGSDTALSRIVQMVQNAQASKAPAQRLADLAGKYLVFVALGSGLIAFLAWYFLGGESVVFALTAAVSAIVIACPDALALATPTAITVGVGKGAREGVLFKNAAALEATAGVNTVVFDKTGTLTEGKPALTDLVPAPGVRELDLLRLAAGADQPSQHPLAEAIVTGARNRGLEVRPPEAFDSVPGHGVVATVGGRRVLLGNRKLMAREGVDLGALPEAAERLSADGKTAMYVAADGRALGVIAVADTVRETARQAVQALHDQGVQTVMLTGDNRRTAEAVARELGMDTVIAEVLPEDKAAKIKALQAEGRNVAMVGDGVNDAPALAQADVGVAIGAGTDVAVETADVILVKNNPADVAGSINLARRVRGKIKQNLFWAAIYNVLAIPFAAGVLYPAYGILLRPEWAALLMSASTVIVTVNALLLNRVHFERPAPQGQASVAPV, encoded by the coding sequence GTGACCCGGAACATGCCAGGTGACCACAGCCACCCCACGCACCAGCACAGCGGGGCCGCACAGGCGGTCGTCGAGGTGGCCTTCGAGAACAGTCACGACGCGTCCGAGTACGCGGACGTGGAAGCGAATCTGCGGCGCGTCCCCGGCGTGACCGGGGTGCACCTCGACCGCACGCGGGGCGTGGCCCACGTCGGGTACGACCCGCGTGTCACCACACTTGCCGACCTGGAGCGGCACCTGCATGCCGCCGGCTACCAGTGCGACTGCACGGCGCGCGCCGCCTCGCAGGTGCAACCCGGTCACCCCCAGGTCGGGCGACACGAGCATGCGCACCTGCCTGGAGAACCGCCCGGTGCCACCGGGAACAGCAGCAGCACCGGCCAGGTGGCAGGTGGCCATTCCACGGCGCACGGGGACCACGCGGCCATGGGCCACATGAGCCCGGGAGCCGCACGGGCCGACGAAGCCCGCGCCGCGCAGGCCGCCGGTCTGAGTGGCCAGCCGGGCGAGATGCACGCCCACATGGACCACGCCGGACACGGCGAGATGGGCCATGACGAGCACGCGGGACACGGCGCGGCGATGGTGAATGACATGCTGCGCCGCTTCGTGGTCAGCCTGATCCTGACGGTCCCGGTCGTGCTGTACTCGCCGCTCGGGGAAACTTTCGGGTTCACCGCCCCGCCGCCCTTCGGGCTGTCGATGGCCTGGCTGGGGTTGATCCTGGCGACCCCCGTGGTGTGGTGGGGGGGCTGGCCCTTCATCTCGGCGGCCTGGCGCGCGCTGAAGCGCGGCGAGGCGAACATGATGACCCTGATCGCCACCGGCATCCTGGTGTCCTGGCTGTTCTCGGTGTACGCCACCCTGTTCCTGGGGGGCCGCGAGGTGTTCTTCGAGGCGGCGGCGATGCTGACCACCCTGTCCCTGCTGGGCCACTGGCTGGAGATGCGCTCGCGCTTCGCCACCGGACGCGCCGTGGAGGCGCTGCTGAAGCTGGCCCCCGCGACCGCCCGCGTCGTGCGGAACGGGCAGGAAGTCGAGGTGCCGCTCGAACAGGTGGTGGTCGGGGACGTCCTGGTGGTGCGGCCCGGCGACCGCATTCCAGTCGATGGCGAGGTGGTGAGCGGCAGCAGCTACGTCGACGAGAGCATGATCACCGGGGAGCCGATTCCGGTGGCGAAGAATCCGGGGGCACGGGTCACGGGCGGGACGGTCAACCAGAACGGGGCCTTCACCTTCCGGGCGACGGCGGTCGGCAGCGACACCGCGCTCTCGCGCATCGTGCAGATGGTGCAGAACGCGCAGGCCAGCAAGGCCCCGGCGCAGCGCCTGGCGGACCTGGCCGGGAAGTACCTGGTGTTCGTGGCGCTGGGCAGCGGGCTGATCGCCTTCCTGGCCTGGTACTTCCTGGGGGGCGAGAGCGTGGTGTTCGCCCTGACGGCAGCGGTGTCCGCCATCGTGATCGCCTGCCCGGATGCCCTCGCGCTGGCGACCCCCACGGCGATCACGGTGGGCGTGGGCAAGGGCGCGCGTGAAGGGGTGCTGTTCAAGAACGCGGCCGCACTGGAGGCCACCGCGGGCGTGAACACCGTCGTGTTCGACAAGACCGGCACCCTCACCGAAGGCAAGCCGGCCCTGACGGACCTGGTGCCCGCGCCCGGCGTGCGTGAGCTGGACTTGCTGCGGCTCGCGGCCGGGGCAGATCAGCCCTCCCAGCATCCGCTGGCGGAAGCGATTGTTACGGGGGCCAGGAACAGGGGACTGGAGGTGCGCCCGCCGGAAGCCTTCGATTCGGTCCCGGGACATGGCGTGGTCGCCACGGTGGGGGGACGCCGGGTCCTGCTCGGCAACCGGAAGTTGATGGCGCGCGAGGGGGTGGACCTGGGGGCACTTCCAGAGGCCGCCGAGCGGCTCTCGGCGGACGGCAAGACGGCCATGTACGTGGCGGCGGACGGACGCGCGCTGGGCGTGATCGCCGTGGCCGACACGGTGCGGGAAACGGCCCGGCAGGCGGTGCAGGCGCTCCATGACCAGGGCGTGCAGACGGTGATGCTGACCGGGGACAACCGCCGCACGGCGGAAGCGGTGGCGCGCGAACTCGGGATGGACACGGTGATCGCCGAGGTGCTGCCGGAGGACAAAGCGGCGAAGATCAAGGCCTTGCAGGCCGAGGGCCGCAACGTGGCGATGGTGGGGGACGGGGTGAACGACGCCCCAGCCCTCGCCCAGGCGGACGTCGGTGTGGCCATCGGCGCCGGGACCGACGTCGCCGTGGAGACCGCCGACGTGATTCTGGTCAAGAACAACCCGGCGGACGTGGCGGGCAGCATCAACCTCGCCCGGCGGGTGCGCGGCAAGATCAAGCAGAACCTCTTCTGGGCGGCCATCTACAATGTCCTGGCGATCCCCTTCGCGGCGGGGGTGCTGTACCCGGCGTACGGCATCCTGCTGCGGCCCGAGTGGGCGGCCCTGCTGATGAGTGCCAGCACCGTCATCGTGACGGTCAATGCCCTGCTGCTGAACCGGGTGCACTTCGAACGGCCCGCCCCGCAGGGCCAGGCCAGCGTCGCCCCCGTTTGA